GTATCTTTCAGGAGAAAACCAGATCAATATTTCGGAAAGCTTCATAGATTTTGTTAATCTAGATCGCACAACAGGGGAAGCTATTGCAGATGCAATTCTTAAATCTCTAACCGATAATGGTTACACTTATCAAAACCTGAGAGGCCAGGGGTACGACGGTGCCTCTGAAATGTCACCCTCTCGAACTGGAGTAAATGGGAGGATAAGGCAGGTTGCACCTTATGCAATATACTCTCACTGCCAAAGTCATCTGCTGAACCTCAGTATTGCATCCTCATGTAAACTACCCGCTGTGCAGAATGTGATAGGGTCTCTGAATGGAGTGTTCCTGTTCTTTTCAAACTCTCCCAAACACCAATCATTGTTTGAAAAAGTTCTGGAACAGTCAGATGACTACAACGGGAATAAGAAAAAATACTTCTCAGCCTATGTGGGACCCGGTGGGTTTAAAGACATGATTGTTTCAACACCTTCCATGAACTATACATACCTACAGTAACGACCCTGGGAGTGATATTCAACCCACATGAGTTTACTGATATCATAGGAAATGAAGATTGGAGTTGGGACTCTGATACAAGAACCAAGGCCCGTGGTCTTTTCTCAACAATGAAGAGCTTTGAGTTTGTTATTGCATTTTATGCAACAAAACAAACCCTGTATGCAATATGCCCAGTTGCAGTGAAACTCCAAAGGAGTGATCTGGACTGCTATGAGGCATATAATATGGTTGATTCAACCATTAAAGAgattgaagatttgagagagtctACCAAGTTTTCTCAGTGGTTTGCCGAATCCTCAAAGCTCACGAAAGCTGTTGGGGGATCAGTGGCAAGGCCACGTACAGCTCAACGTCAGATCTATCGTAGTAATGCCCCTGCACAAACCAATGAAGAGTATTTTTGTATAAATCTAGCAGCCCCACTAGTGGATCATCTCCTGAGTGAGATGGATACTCGTTTTAATCATGAGTCCAGGACTGCTGCTACGCTTTTTGAGGTAATACCAAAGTTAATGCTGGAAAATCATGATCTTGAGAATCTAGCAGAGAAACTCTTGTATTGGGAGAATGGCCTTCCTTCTCCCCTGTCGCTAACTGATGAGTTAAATCATTGGAAAAATCGTTTTTCTATAGAAAACCAGTTGCTGACAAATCTTAGAGAATGTATAAGGCTGTGCGATCCAGATATTTACCTCAACATCTATGAACTACTTGCCTTTGGCTGTGTGTCACCAGTTGGCAGTTCAACAGCAGAAAGATCGTTCTCAGCATTAAGACGTGTAAAAACCTACCTCAGGAATAGAATGAGTGTTGAGAGGTTGACTGAGCTATGTCTGATGCATATACACCACAACGTAGAAGTTGATGTAAAAGCCATTATTGGAATGTTTATCAATGAAAACAGCAGAAGGCTGTTTACTAAGAACATCTTGATGGACTAGATTATTTTGGTTCAAGTATATCGCAAAATATGAAAAACTCTTAtctcacacacacatcatcatcactcTTAGTCTATAAAAATGAAACTATCAAATTAAATGCCaggaattgtgtttttttttttttttattatagtctatTTACCAGTATGTGTCTcaacaatatcttagttttttgGGTCAATTCTATTTGTACTCTGTATTACTAGGACATTATCAGTGATTGAATTATCCATGAATTGTGTAAAATGGTGTTTTCTTGTGTGATTCATTGCGTAAGAAAAGTATGTTATTtacaatattctgtattttcaattttatgatgTTTGAGATATCAATTAGGTGCCAGGAATTGTTTCTTAATTATAGTTTTTTACCGGTGTTGTAAAAAAGTCTTGAGTTTCTTAACTCAgatctatttatattttcataacatcaatttatattttgatgaataaaataatggtataaattgCAATTAGTTGTCTTTGGTTCTTCtctaataatattgtctattccattaatttttgagCAAATTTGTAAAGTTCCTTTCTGAGTGATTGCAGGTGCCCTTCTTTCCTTAACTCCCTCTCACTGAAATTCTGGATccgtccttgtatatatatatatatatatatatatatatatatatatatatatatatatatatatatatatatatatatatatatatatatatatatacatgtaaaacgcCTTCCAAGACCTCTATGATCCGCTACCCTGACTGTTGATATTTTGACCATCAGGAACCTGATGTCCAAACTCGATGCCCTTATAGACAGTTATTTCACCACCTAAAAGACCTTCGTCACACCTTCACTCATGAAAAAGAGGAGAACTATTTAGcttcaaccaaagctgatgtgaattcTTTAGGACACAGACATCCACCCAATGATGTATTGGAGTGGTAATAAAGTTGCTTACCAGCAATATATGTCACCCTATGCTACCGCCCCTACCAGTGACCTGTAGAGCCACATAATGATGCTCATCACCTTCCGTTATAGTGTTACCACTCTCGGGCTGTTGAGAAGAGATGTGCAAACAGTTTCTAGGAGTTAAACAAATTCTAAGTAAGCCATACATAtcagtaatcttttctttttttcataataaaggTACGACCGATAGGATTTTGGTAGACACTGctgcttgcattttttttttttttttttttgtactaaggCAACTTTCCAGGAAATAATCTAGTTATTTAAAGCGTGCTGATGTGTACCTGGTGCCTGCAAATGGATTTGCGATCTGTCTCCATAGGTACAAGAAACTAACACAAACATTTAGAAGTAGCAAATAtccattgccaatcctcagtgtggatttctTCTCCCATTTTCACATACTGGTTGATGTAAGGATGGATTATCAgttttgtttataataattggagcatGATCAATAACATGGCAATCATCTAGCGTTCTCCACTCAAAATCAAGAGGGCAGTTGGAGTGTGCAATTGAAAGGACAATGCAAATCATTGGCCGAACATGAAAGTTTCTCGGCTCTTCTTCATTAGGGAGTCCCATATcttcatttatcaaaatttattatataaaattgccacttgtgtttgctaaaacatcatccTATAAAGGATATCTACCATTCAAATCTTCAAGTAAAGTAAAATATTGAGTAAGTTGTTGAATCCCCTCTAATAAATCATCATACAAAATGCTATCATTTGGAGGCAATTAAAAGGAACAACTTGTATATTTTCGACCCATATCTATTCATAAAACCACTGCGTGCAGAGGTGTACGAAttaacaaagatatttggggaacatctcgacggaCGTATAAAAGACTTCCGCCATGGTTCCATGTTCGTTGATCATGTGGTGTCTTatggctaacatactctcgagggaAAGGAGAATTTCCATCGAGCTTTCTCTCACATAGCCATaaaattataggggagtgctcatgaaggAGCATATTTGACCTTTATACCCCGACAATTCCATTGCATAATTGaagaaaaactatggtttattttctggAAGAGACCTTGTATGACGTCTTTCCATTGAAAATTTTGTATTTAACTCCATTTCGCAGAGATGTCATTTGAGAGAGTCTTGATATGTTAGGTTTTCCGttcatcttttcctttttgttCTTTTGATATAATTGTTGATGGGGCTGGTGAGCCTTAACTTTGATTTTGGTTTTATTTACGTTATCTAATAGCTGATCATAAAAAAAACAACAGATAAAACGTCAAATTTAAATGatgttataaatttaatttttcttatgtgaGGTTGCGAGGGAGATGGAATCTCTCTCTTTTCCGTTAATAGGTGACAAGCTACCAGGTTTTTGCGCCTTCCTCACAACAGGTTCACCCAGTAACTGGGTTTTGCGTGGAACTTTCATCAAATCAGACAAGGACATGGCCTGATAGATGTTAGTATTGTTAATGGTAATGGAGGATGAAGTTTGTACAGAGATGGGCAATGTCCCCAGTTTTAATACGACGTGGCAAAGCCTCAGTATGTAATATGATTACCTTGTTATCCAACACTCTATCATTagatgacataatttttttttttttttttttaaatattggcaGTACTTGGTGGGTTTCATTTAGACTATAGTAAACTTCCTTTTGATCCCATGGCCTTTGCGTAGCTAGTTGATTTATTCAGCAGTCTTTTATTACATGTTCCACACGTATATGATCTTAAATCGATTTGGTGAggacagcttcttccaacttatacagctcatAGTTCCTCTAAGTAGATTTGTGATTAGTTTTGCAGTATAAATACATGACTTTAGGGTACAATCTCCATGGTAAGATGTGGAACAAGTGCTACAcattctttttgtctttttacaaACATTagatggatgtccaaatttaaaataatcaaaacatGGCAGTTGTTTCTGCTTGAAAGAACGAACTTTAAACGttccattttcaataataatatggacaggtacatcagcatcctagaAAGAAATATAATCATTGAATTTACAGGAAATATATGTACTTTCTATATATTTAGTTGACATATGGAAAGTacctcctcttctgtaaactcatacaGCTATTTATTGGTGAATGCTCCCCTTCCATAaataaaatttaggtggggtttgactcCTAATATATTATCGTCACTgcttgtctgtttgttagtttgtatCACAGACTATGTCGATGATTTGGCGTGgatgagataaaaaaagaaaaatgccctAAATGATATGTGTCACCAGGTGCAATGGAtcctactttttcttttaattgatcTGTATAACTAAAAATTATTCTctagcaacaagccacattggtggttctGACCTTCCCTGTAAAGGCATAAGTCTATTGACATATTTTTCAAATCAACAAGAATGTTTATATACATCCTATTCCTTCGGACGTTATCACTAAGTTCTCCGAAGATATTAAAGCTGTTAATTTGAATATCAATATCACATACTGCATTAAATGCTTCTTCATGGTTATTGAAAGGTATccataaatacaattttttttatttttcaagtctCATCATTATCTCTTTTATTAACCCATAGCACTCAAATAATTTATGTATCTGATCCTAATTtttttctaatgggatttgggtaacgtgaaGGATTCACAGTTTTCTTGTGTTATTCAAATTACTTAATATTTTAGCATTAGTAGACTGGTTATTAAAGTTCCAATGCTGCcaattaaattttctttaatcaaattagCAAAGGTCTTCAACCGTGCCGGGAGAGAGTCAGCATATCAAGGGAATGAGGGTTCGGTGATTGAAAAATCCATAAAGCATTGATCGTAATTGGTCGGTTgattgattgtttgtttgtttcgttTACATGTTCAGGAATATTAGGAAAGTATCACATGTTTCAAAGGAAATCGGCATTCTCCACTATTAGCACAGACAGATTATACTTTTTAGATGGTCCATTACATACCCTGCCCGTGGGTTAGCTTAAAACCAGATATAGAGGCAGAGGTGAAAGTTAAACCCGCCTGTTAGAGCTGAGATGAAGAAAATAAGGAAGCATCCtctccatatctgtaatgatgggcctCTGGCCAGAACCGGAAAATCCTACTTCAAGATTAGATTCCCGGATTTCGATGACCCAACCCTTAGGAAAAGTTTCGTCAAATAAAGTCGAAGCCATTTACGGGATGACTGACATCAtaaaatactctcatatatagtttTGAATGCAGACACCTCCAAACCGTGATCCATTCTTCCATTCTTATAAGCAGACAGTGATAAGGAATTTGGAAATATCCCGGttattaaaaaagtaataaatggaaaataagatatatatatatacatatatatatatatatatatatatatatatatatatatatatatatatatctatatatatatatacatatatatatatatatatatatatatatatatatatataaatatatatatatatatatatatatatatatatatatatatatatatatatatatgtatacatatacatatgtatatatgtatatttacctacatatatatatatatatatatatatatatatatatatatatatatatatatatatatatatatatatatatatatatatatatatatatatatattattcataatcagGACAGCGAGACAAGAGCAAGTTTATGAAATTAAGAGGAAGTTAAGTTGAAATTGAAAAGCAGGTATAGATAACAGAGGGAGAAATTCTGATTCGAACTGAGGAAGCAATCTCCCGAAGTTTGAGAGCCctcacaatgcttcaacatggaAACGATATTCTTTGTTGAAGCACGATAGCCGTAAggacattctctcgttaagagtggatttttttattattattattattattattataattattattattattattattattattattattattattattattattattattattattattattattattattattattcatgtatgAAGAAAATGTGTAAATATAATCTATTGACTTGAGTTTTAGTCGGTGTGATATAATGGTAAACTATCGtctctataggttttttttttatgataactatCATTTATGTAGTGCTGCCAATTGGCTACCATTTTTGTAAATGGTTAGAGGTGTCTTCAGTTGTCTTACAGTCATGGGTGTATCAGACTAAGAATTAATTATACAAGATCCACATACTGGAGTCCTTTTCCCCACAAACACTTCGTATGCAGATTTACATAATCATGATGGCCTCAACAAGAGAAATTTCGAATGATTCCAggctggaatggtcaagtgaatgCGTATCATGCTGCCTCTCGCTAGATATATTTTCTGGAAGGGATAGTGAGAGGCTacgaactaaaattgacggccttagacGATCACCCGAGAGAAATGCCATTATTTttagatataatgaaaatatttactaaataaatgaataaaaaatagtagaaaggaacacaaatgttgaAGATTGAAGGGGAGGAACAAAAATTGTAAAAAATGATAGAAAGGACCCCAAATGTTAgaggatgaaagaaaggaacacaatTGTTAAGGAACAAAGACCTAACATGACTTGACAGGGAACAGGGTAAGAagttcagaaaataaaatctaaagagtaaCAGAGCATTATTAGGACTCCATGAGCATACCTCCTCAGTTGTGTGCTTCATTGATAAAGAGGACATTCAAAAATTGGTTTCCAAGATATTTTATTATTCAGTCTATCCCTTTCCAAATTTTCTGCATCAGGTGTAGATTTTATGGTTTaactaccctgataggctgaggagctggtacgGCTATTGcttgaacactccgaactagagcttcaaggTAGTAAAGTATTTTTTCCTCGTTAAGTTCCCATCTACCTGTAGTACTTCACCTGTCCAACAGCCTGCATCCAGCTATACATATTTTTGTTAACTCGGAAACTCGATCACTTAGAATGGACTCTGTAAATAGGTAGTTtttcaccagttgagatactaccgtaagACTGCAATGAGAGTACtatattggagccttctctctggtttcgaTTGATTTttgtttgcctacacacacacacatacacagttaaTATTCTAGCCtactcttcacatattctcctctgtcaccatacacctgacaacacagattaccaaacaattcttaaacTCAAGAGGTTAATTCATTGTAATTGTTCAAGGGCTACTTTCAtcttgttgagggtagaagagactctttagctatggtgagcagctcttagaggagaaagacaataaaaaaacaaaccattattctttagtcctgggtagtgccatagcctctgtaccctggtctttcactttcttgggttaaagGTCtattgctctagggtacactcgagcacactattgtatcttatttccttttctctggttatggtaatgtttacatagtttatatgagatatatttaatttaatgttgtcactagtctttaaataatttatttctttatttcctttcctcaccgggctatttcccctgttggagcccctgcgcttatagcatcccattagtttttccaactaggaaggtagctttgcaagtaataataataataataatagtaattataataacaacaacaacaacaacaacaacaacaacaacaacaacaacaacaacaacaactataataataataataataataataataataataataataataataataaacataagccTATCTGATTGAAGATTATAAAATTTTTGTGGATGAAATTGTTAATATATCAGCTTTATCAGTGGGCTGTGTGATTCTCCCAAAAAAAATATTCTAGcaattatataattattgaatCTTACAGTAAATGTATTATCGTAAAGGAAAATTCTGTGCTAATGCCATCTGCATACGTATTTTTTCCGGTTAATTGGAGGAGAAAActttttaaaagaattaatttatcctaatttcattaaaaatttcgGAAAAATTACATCATTTTCAAACTAAATATCTTTTTAACAGGGTTTGTTAATCAAACAATTTTCTGAAAAGTATTGCCAGAATAATAACGGTGTCATTTAACTCAATACAACTTGTTCTGTATAATATTTACTAAACTCTGAttatattcaaattaaaaaaaaaaaaaaaacataaggttaGAAAGTTATGTTAGAGCAGTGATGCTTATCAAATAAGATTTAGGTAATGATCAATATCTGAGATGTTGTATCTAAATTCCCACTCTACCTCTCCATAGCACCTAAAACAGAAATGAATTCCTAAATTCTTCAGTATCACACAAGCTAGGAAGATTGGGAGGCGAAGTTCTCCCAACAGACCATTCCATTAAAAATATCAACTGAGCCCTTCCTACGTACaaatattaattgaatatatatatatatatatatatatatatatatatatatatatatatatatatatatatatatgtatatatacacactcatacacacacatatatatatatatatatatatatatatatatatatatatataaatatatatatatatatatatatatatatatatataatatatatatatatatatatatatatatatatattcatatatatatatatatatatatatatatatatatatatatatgtgtgtgtgtgtgtgtgtgtgtccgtgtacatatatatatatatatatatatatatatatatatatgtatatatatatatatatatatatatatatatatatattatttataaatagatagatagatatatacatatatatatatatatatatatatatatatatatatatatatgtatatatatatatatatatatatatatatatataatcctacatttataaatatatatatatatatatatatatatatatatatatatatatatatatatatatatatatacacacatatatatatatatatatatatatatatatatatatatatatatatatatatatatacattaataaatatatatataaatatgtatatatatatatatatataatacatataaacaatatatatatatatatatatatatatatatatatatagtttatatgtattatatatatatatatatatatatatatatatatatatatatatatatattatatatatatatatatacacacacacacacacatatatatatatatatatatatatatatatatatatataacattaataaatatatatatatatatatatatatatatatatatatatatgtatatatataatacatataaacagtatatatatatatatatatatatatatatatatatatatatatatagtttatatgtattatatatatatatatatatatatatagtttatatgtattatatatatatatatatatatatatatatatatatatatatctatttatacatactatatatatatatatatatatatatatatatatatatatatatatatatactgtatatatattatatatatatttatatatatatatatatatatatatatatatatatgtatatatatatacataatatatatatatatatatatacatatttatatatatatatatatatatatatatatatatgtatatatatgtatgtatatatacatatatatttatacattaataaataaatatttatatatatatatatatatatatatatatatatatatatatatacacacatatatatatatatatatatatatatatatatatatattgataaatatatatatatatatatatatatatatatatatatatatatgtgtgtgtgtgtgtgtgtgtgtatatatatatgtatatatatatatatatatatatatatatatatgtgtgtgtatatatatatatatatatatatatatatatatatatatatatatatatatatatatgtgtgtgtgtgtgtttgtgtgtgtgtgtgtgtgtgtgtttgtgtgtttatatgtgtatgtatgactatatatatatatatatatatatatatatatatatatatatatacatatatatatatatatatatatacgtaaatataagaaaaaaaatcataaaatgattAACAACTTATATAAATAGGATCTTAAAAATTCAACATGAAGAAGCCTATATATagagaaatgaataatgaaatagatTTATTATCGATTAAAGTTAAGCGACTATAGAATGGTTAGATGCAGAATTGGTTTATATCGAAGTAAACAGAGAGAAAAATTAATAACaagtaagaaaataaacactcctgtaataagagaatatTCTGGTGAGTTTAGTTTGGCAATACAAAATAGCTACTCCTATATACATGTTTAGATAGAAGCTAGTTAAGAAGAGAGGAATTGTAATATGACAAAGTTTATATTAGAATCACCAAAAGAGATAGGGGGAAGATttcctaaataagatcaaggaaaaatatcagaaaagattaaaaaactATCTAGGAGAAAATTTTAATGTATGGTAAATTACAAGAAAGATGAAATCAAATTGGCAGAAGTACCTGAAGCCTTAAACAAATTAAAATCTGAGGTTATTTTTAAAAACAAAGTAATCAAAAACTGAGGCGACACTGAAAAAGGAAAAAACATCAacatgatgaaaagaagactttgaataggatgccaacagatgtttgccttaaagaaagaaaaaggaaat
The DNA window shown above is from Palaemon carinicauda isolate YSFRI2023 chromosome 29, ASM3689809v2, whole genome shotgun sequence and carries:
- the LOC137622389 gene encoding 52 kDa repressor of the inhibitor of the protein kinase-like codes for the protein MKSFEFVIAFYATKQTLYAICPVAVKLQRSDLDCYEAYNMVDSTIKEIEDLRESTKFSQWFAESSKLTKAVGGSVARPRTAQRQIYRSNAPAQTNEEYFCINLAAPLVDHLLSEMDTRFNHESRTAATLFEVIPKLMLENHDLENLAEKLLYWENGLPSPLSLTDELNHWKNRFSIENQLLTNLRECIRLCDPDIYLNIYELLAFGCVSPVGSSTAERSFSALRRVKTYLRNRMSVERLTELCLMHIHHNVEVDVKAIIGMFINENSRRLFTKNILMD